From Solwaraspora sp. WMMD1047, the proteins below share one genomic window:
- a CDS encoding site-specific integrase, producing the protein MAVPQQPPIGVPLGSDVEFRAGRDRPYRARVRWVDPSTKRRLSKSTTVATPEEAQAWIDGIVSAAQGGVDPIAATKRLTEYGESVMPLALRGLESKTLDPYLAGWRKRVMPALGHIPVRMITNGAVDRAVHGWIADECSRSTVKNSLAVLVRVMEQAVRDGVIARNPAQVTGWQRSYQRAEDELDDPRTLALPDWESLTTLAAALVQRSADTFSGWGEVVIFAACTAARIGEVSGVRAEDIDRESWMWMWTVRRQTTPGPGGLIDKGTKGKRARMVPLIEEVRPIVSHRLDSVSEPHSRLFTGPRGGRISTAVLRDATHWDEVVTKLGYEHLRRHDLRHTGLTWMADAGVPVHVLRKIAGHGSLTTTQRYLHPDRQTITDAGTALSAHLKARRSPGGPQLRAV; encoded by the coding sequence ATGGCCGTTCCCCAGCAACCACCGATCGGCGTGCCCCTCGGCTCTGATGTGGAGTTCCGGGCAGGCCGTGACCGCCCCTACCGAGCGCGTGTCCGGTGGGTCGACCCGTCGACCAAGCGGCGGCTGTCCAAGTCCACGACCGTCGCCACGCCCGAGGAGGCACAAGCGTGGATCGACGGAATCGTCAGCGCCGCACAGGGTGGCGTCGACCCGATCGCCGCGACGAAACGCCTGACGGAGTACGGCGAAAGCGTGATGCCCCTGGCGCTCCGAGGGCTGGAAAGCAAGACCCTCGATCCGTACCTGGCCGGGTGGCGCAAGCGGGTGATGCCCGCCCTCGGGCACATCCCGGTCCGAATGATTACAAACGGCGCGGTTGACCGGGCCGTTCACGGCTGGATTGCCGACGAATGCAGCCGATCGACGGTCAAGAACAGCCTTGCCGTTCTGGTCCGCGTCATGGAGCAGGCCGTACGGGACGGCGTCATTGCGCGGAATCCCGCGCAGGTGACAGGATGGCAGCGTTCCTACCAGCGGGCCGAAGACGAGTTGGACGACCCGCGCACGCTCGCCCTGCCGGACTGGGAATCGCTGACCACGCTCGCCGCCGCGCTGGTGCAACGGTCGGCGGACACGTTTTCCGGCTGGGGAGAGGTGGTCATCTTCGCCGCGTGCACAGCGGCCCGGATCGGCGAGGTGTCCGGAGTCCGCGCCGAGGACATCGACCGGGAATCGTGGATGTGGATGTGGACGGTACGCCGACAGACCACACCCGGTCCCGGTGGCCTGATCGACAAGGGCACCAAGGGCAAGCGGGCACGAATGGTCCCACTGATCGAAGAAGTGCGACCGATCGTGAGCCACCGCCTGGACTCGGTCAGCGAGCCGCACTCCCGACTGTTCACCGGGCCGCGCGGTGGCCGGATCAGCACAGCGGTTCTTCGGGACGCTACGCATTGGGACGAGGTGGTGACGAAGCTCGGCTACGAACACCTACGCCGGCACGACCTGCGGCACACCGGCCTGACGTGGATGGCTGACGCAGGGGTGCCGGTGCACGTGCTCCGGAAGATTGCCGGGCACGGGTCGCTGACGACGACGCAGCGGTACCTGCACCCCGACCGGCAGACCATCACCGACGCCGGGACGGCGCTCAGCGCGCACTTGAAGGCCCGCCGGTCCCCAGGTGGTCCCCAGCTACGCGCCGTCTAG
- a CDS encoding helix-turn-helix domain-containing protein produces the protein MSTEELADLLDVDPSTIRRWRALQPLQGPPFIPISDRVVKYATADVER, from the coding sequence ATCTCCACCGAGGAGCTTGCCGACCTGCTCGACGTCGACCCGTCCACCATCCGCCGCTGGCGTGCTCTCCAGCCGTTGCAGGGTCCGCCGTTCATCCCGATCTCTGACCGGGTCGTGAAGTACGCGACGGCCGACGTTGAACGGTGA
- a CDS encoding transposase family protein, translated as MGTRRRTRALTCFYQALLVLVWFRKGEDKTTLGAGFGVSRATAYRYVAEAVRVLAAQTPTLHDALARVAADGWSHVILDGKLFDTDRLGETTTSVKGETIDAWYSGKHRGFGANIQAIMRPDGLPIWTSEAMPAHLHDLTCAQDLDITGALYWAASTLDLPTLADSGYEGAGQGIHTPYKQPTDSHRLAVGNRTHNAILRSLRCLGERGFAILTGRWRTLRHTTASPRSLGDIVRAAIHLTHFEYRYLPHPC; from the coding sequence GTGGGTACCCGCCGCCGCACGAGGGCGTTGACGTGCTTCTACCAGGCGCTGCTGGTGTTGGTGTGGTTCCGCAAGGGTGAGGACAAGACCACCCTCGGGGCCGGGTTCGGGGTGTCACGGGCCACCGCGTACCGGTATGTCGCCGAGGCCGTGCGGGTCCTCGCGGCGCAGACACCAACCCTGCACGACGCCCTCGCCCGGGTGGCCGCGGACGGCTGGTCGCACGTGATCCTGGACGGGAAACTGTTCGACACCGACCGGCTCGGCGAGACCACCACCAGTGTCAAAGGCGAAACGATCGATGCCTGGTACTCCGGGAAACACCGTGGCTTCGGCGCGAACATCCAAGCGATCATGCGGCCCGACGGGCTACCGATCTGGACGTCCGAGGCGATGCCCGCGCACCTGCACGACCTGACCTGCGCCCAGGACCTGGACATCACCGGCGCGCTCTACTGGGCCGCGTCAACCCTGGACCTGCCGACCCTGGCCGACTCCGGCTACGAAGGCGCTGGCCAGGGCATCCACACCCCATACAAGCAACCCACCGACAGCCACCGCCTCGCCGTCGGCAACCGAACCCACAACGCGATCCTTCGATCCCTGCGGTGCCTCGGAGAACGCGGCTTCGCAATCCTGACCGGCCGCTGGCGGACGCTTCGTCACACCACCGCCAGCCCACGAAGCCTCGGCGATATCGTCCGCGCCGCTATCCACCTCACACACTTCGAATACCGATACCTACCGCATCCTTGCTGA
- a CDS encoding IS1634 family transposase, with the protein MAWIRRVRTASGATAVQIAESVGGRRRIVAHLGSARTEAELGLLVSRARELLADPGQGELELGVEPVAARARLVGPAGDAALFDLDGSVGRGPAAVAAPRVVSTASRVLYEVLASVFTSLGFDAVGDRVFRDLVIARIVEPTSIRDTGRVLTDLGCKPASEKTMRRTLTRAHTGEYRDQIAKLCFAHASGSGDVSLCLYDVTTLYFEADKEDDLRRVGYSKERRVDPQIVVGLLVDRYGFPLEIGCFEGNKAETLTLLPIIRQFQDRHQIEGMVIVADAGMLSATNLRELDDAGLGFIVGSRTTKAPIDLESHYRWHGTYFTDGQLIDTITPRTGANRDNDPALKAEPVWNPRTHPSSWRAVWAYSATRAARDNKTLNAQEAKARAVVAGEKTPRTPRFVTVKGDARTLDEASLARARKLVGLKGYVTNIGHQVMNPSEVTSNYHDLWHVEQSFRMSKTDLAARPMFHHTKDAIEAHLTIVFTALAVTREVQTRTGLAIRNVLRQLRPLRSATLAINNATHTFPPQINPDRQTNIDALTTSAPQALTE; encoded by the coding sequence GTGGCGTGGATTCGGCGGGTGCGGACGGCTTCGGGCGCGACGGCGGTGCAGATCGCCGAGTCTGTTGGCGGGCGTCGGCGGATCGTTGCTCATCTGGGTTCGGCGCGTACCGAGGCTGAGTTGGGGCTGCTGGTCTCGCGGGCCCGTGAGCTGCTCGCTGATCCGGGGCAGGGCGAGTTGGAGCTTGGCGTCGAGCCGGTCGCTGCGAGGGCGAGGCTGGTCGGCCCGGCCGGTGACGCGGCGCTGTTCGACCTCGACGGGTCGGTGGGGCGTGGGCCGGCGGCGGTCGCCGCGCCGCGGGTGGTGTCGACGGCATCGCGGGTGTTGTACGAGGTGCTGGCCTCGGTGTTCACGTCGCTGGGGTTCGACGCTGTGGGCGACAGGGTTTTCCGGGACCTGGTGATCGCGCGGATCGTGGAGCCGACCTCGATCCGCGACACCGGTCGGGTGCTGACCGATCTGGGGTGTAAGCCGGCCAGTGAGAAGACGATGCGCCGCACCCTGACCCGCGCGCACACGGGCGAATACCGCGACCAGATCGCAAAGTTGTGCTTCGCCCACGCCTCGGGCAGCGGCGACGTCAGCCTGTGTTTGTACGACGTGACCACCTTGTACTTCGAGGCGGACAAGGAGGACGACCTGCGTAGGGTCGGGTACTCCAAGGAACGGCGGGTGGACCCGCAGATCGTCGTCGGGCTGCTCGTCGACCGGTACGGGTTCCCGTTGGAGATCGGCTGCTTCGAAGGCAACAAGGCCGAGACGTTGACGTTGCTGCCCATCATTCGCCAGTTCCAGGATCGCCACCAGATCGAGGGCATGGTCATCGTCGCCGACGCCGGCATGCTCTCGGCGACCAACCTGCGCGAGCTCGACGACGCCGGCCTCGGCTTCATCGTCGGTTCACGCACCACCAAGGCGCCGATCGACCTGGAGTCCCACTACCGCTGGCACGGGACCTACTTCACCGACGGGCAGCTCATCGACACGATCACCCCCCGCACCGGCGCCAACCGCGACAACGACCCCGCCCTCAAGGCCGAACCGGTGTGGAACCCGCGAACGCACCCGTCCTCATGGCGAGCGGTGTGGGCATACTCGGCCACCCGCGCCGCCCGGGACAACAAAACCCTCAACGCCCAAGAGGCCAAAGCGCGGGCCGTCGTCGCCGGGGAGAAGACACCCCGGACCCCGAGGTTCGTCACCGTCAAAGGCGACGCCCGCACCCTCGACGAAGCGTCGCTGGCCAGAGCACGCAAGCTCGTCGGGCTCAAAGGCTACGTCACCAACATCGGCCACCAGGTGATGAACCCGAGCGAGGTGACCTCCAACTACCACGACCTGTGGCACGTCGAGCAGTCCTTCCGCATGTCCAAGACCGACCTCGCCGCCCGACCCATGTTCCACCACACCAAGGACGCCATCGAGGCGCACCTGACCATCGTCTTCACCGCCCTGGCCGTCACCCGCGAAGTCCAAACCCGCACCGGACTCGCGATCCGCAACGTCCTGCGTCAACTACGACCGCTGCGATCCGCGACCCTCGCGATCAACAACGCCACCCACACCTTCCCACCCCAGATCAACCCCGACCGGCAGACCAACATCGACGCCCTCACCACCAGCGCACCTCAGGCACTAACCGAATGA
- a CDS encoding LacI family DNA-binding transcriptional regulator, with protein sequence MRRDVTLREVAELAGVSSRTVSNVVNGYANVTERTRARVVEAVEQLGYRPNVLARNLAQGRSGQIAFVAPYLDTPYFSELLQGIIRAARAEGYNVLIDQTDGDPEHERMLISHGRSRLLFDGVIFSPLGLDQRALTDHHPDLPLVILGERVSQETFDHVGIDDIAASRQATEHLLDLGRRRIAAIGDQPYPTGEAAQLRTRGFREAHEGRGVAVNEELIISTPRFNRADGAGAMHHLLDLPEPPDAVFCYSDLVALGAMHVLAARGLRVPEDIAVIGYDDIEDGAYSNPPVSTISPDKEMIAKTAVERVLLRIASRTPPPGLELRAPHRLVVRESTIGRVVAD encoded by the coding sequence ATGCGACGAGATGTCACCTTACGTGAGGTTGCCGAACTGGCCGGGGTCTCCAGCCGGACGGTGTCCAATGTCGTCAACGGGTACGCGAACGTCACCGAACGCACTCGCGCCCGGGTCGTCGAGGCCGTCGAGCAGCTCGGCTATCGGCCAAATGTCCTGGCCCGCAACCTCGCCCAGGGCCGCTCCGGGCAGATCGCCTTCGTCGCCCCCTACCTCGACACGCCGTACTTCTCCGAGCTGCTGCAGGGCATCATCCGGGCCGCCCGCGCCGAGGGGTACAACGTGCTCATCGACCAGACCGACGGCGACCCCGAACACGAGCGGATGCTCATCAGCCACGGCCGCAGCAGGCTGCTCTTCGACGGCGTCATCTTCAGCCCGCTCGGCCTCGACCAGCGGGCCCTTACCGATCACCATCCCGATCTCCCGCTGGTGATCCTGGGTGAACGGGTCAGCCAGGAGACGTTCGACCATGTCGGCATCGACGACATCGCGGCGTCCCGACAGGCCACCGAGCACCTGCTCGACCTCGGTCGCCGGCGCATCGCCGCGATCGGTGACCAGCCGTACCCCACCGGTGAGGCCGCCCAGCTGCGCACCCGCGGCTTCCGCGAGGCGCACGAGGGGCGTGGCGTGGCCGTGAACGAGGAACTGATCATCTCGACCCCACGGTTCAACCGCGCCGACGGCGCCGGCGCGATGCACCACCTGCTTGACCTGCCGGAGCCTCCCGACGCCGTGTTCTGCTACAGCGACCTCGTCGCGCTCGGCGCGATGCACGTCCTCGCCGCACGCGGCCTCCGGGTGCCCGAAGACATCGCGGTGATCGGCTACGACGACATTGAGGACGGCGCGTACTCGAACCCACCGGTGAGCACGATCTCTCCCGACAAGGAGATGATCGCGAAGACGGCCGTCGAACGCGTACTACTGCGCATCGCCAGCCGGACGCCGCCGCCCGGCCTGGAACTACGCGCCCCACACCGGCTCGTCGTACGGGAGAGCACCATCGGACGCGTCGTGGCGGACTGA
- a CDS encoding extracellular solute-binding protein, producing MSARVFSSRRKPLAAAVMAVAVLLLAACSSDSGGRQDDGPVTIKVWAWYPAFQGVVDLFNRTHTDIRIEWTNAGTGQDQYTKLQTALKAGKGAPDVVMLEFQELPTFQLTRHLVDMGKYGANDIRGDYVDWAWKQVSNGDAVYAIPVDAGPMAMLYRQDIFDQHGLSVPKTWAEFREQAQKLKAAAPDSFMTDFGANDGGFMTGLMWQAGARPFSYDIADPENIDVNINSEPAKKVMAYWEEMVDAGLADTTAYGTTDFYNGLASGKYATYLAAGWGPGYLASVAKTTAGKWRAAPLPQWNAGENAQGDWGGSSFAVTDQTKHPEQATRVAMEIFGANKDAWKIGIDEAFLFPTAAPILDWDYFRTKEYEFFGGQKVNEVFVPAYNGIEEFDWSPFNSFSFNELTTAMGQAVEGKTAWPDALDVVQQGVTTYASKQGFKVSP from the coding sequence GTGAGCGCCAGAGTTTTCAGTTCAAGACGAAAGCCGCTGGCCGCGGCGGTGATGGCCGTCGCCGTCCTGCTGTTGGCGGCGTGCAGTTCCGACAGTGGTGGCAGGCAGGACGACGGTCCGGTGACGATCAAGGTGTGGGCGTGGTATCCGGCCTTCCAGGGCGTGGTCGACCTGTTCAACCGCACGCACACCGACATCAGGATCGAGTGGACCAACGCGGGTACCGGTCAGGACCAGTACACGAAGTTGCAGACGGCGCTCAAGGCGGGCAAGGGTGCGCCGGACGTGGTGATGCTCGAGTTCCAGGAACTGCCGACCTTCCAGCTCACCAGGCACCTCGTCGACATGGGCAAGTACGGTGCCAACGACATCAGGGGAGACTACGTCGACTGGGCGTGGAAGCAGGTCAGCAACGGCGACGCCGTCTACGCCATCCCGGTGGACGCCGGACCGATGGCAATGCTGTACCGGCAGGACATCTTCGACCAGCACGGGCTGAGCGTGCCGAAGACCTGGGCCGAGTTCCGGGAGCAGGCGCAGAAGTTGAAGGCCGCGGCGCCGGACAGCTTCATGACCGACTTCGGGGCGAACGACGGCGGCTTCATGACGGGGTTGATGTGGCAGGCCGGAGCCAGGCCGTTCAGCTACGACATCGCGGACCCCGAGAACATCGATGTGAACATCAACAGTGAGCCGGCCAAGAAGGTGATGGCCTACTGGGAGGAGATGGTCGACGCCGGTCTTGCCGACACCACCGCCTACGGGACGACGGACTTCTACAACGGGCTGGCCAGCGGGAAGTACGCGACCTACCTGGCTGCGGGGTGGGGACCCGGCTACCTGGCGAGCGTGGCGAAGACGACGGCCGGCAAGTGGCGCGCGGCACCCCTGCCCCAGTGGAACGCGGGGGAGAACGCGCAGGGTGACTGGGGTGGCTCCTCGTTCGCCGTGACCGATCAGACGAAGCACCCGGAGCAGGCCACCAGGGTGGCCATGGAGATCTTCGGAGCGAACAAGGACGCCTGGAAGATCGGCATCGACGAGGCGTTCCTCTTCCCCACCGCCGCGCCGATCCTGGACTGGGACTACTTCCGGACCAAGGAGTACGAGTTCTTTGGCGGGCAGAAGGTCAACGAGGTGTTCGTGCCGGCGTACAACGGCATCGAGGAGTTCGACTGGAGCCCCTTCAACAGCTTCAGCTTCAACGAGCTGACCACCGCGATGGGACAGGCGGTGGAGGGGAAGACGGCCTGGCCGGACGCACTCGACGTCGTCCAGCAGGGCGTCACGACGTACGCGTCGAAGCAGGGCTTCAAGGTCTCCCCATGA
- a CDS encoding sugar ABC transporter permease: protein MVLLVVFLLLPMGYAAKLSLYRSTLLEGEVFAAADNYRQALGDPEFRSGVLRVIVFGLVQTPVMIGIALLLALLVDGAGSRLARTLRLAAFVPYAVPVVIGTLMWGFLYSQNTGPFRFTGLDFVAGDTVLASLGNLVTWQWAGYNMIVLYAALQGVPREVYESARIDGAGAVQIALRIKTPMISAALVLCTVFTIVGTLQFFTEPLVLQPLNPGAITTSYTPNVYAYNQAFSYQQYNYAAAISFLLGAVVFVGSYIFLFAMRKRSSLR from the coding sequence GTGGTGCTGCTGGTCGTGTTCCTGCTGCTGCCCATGGGGTACGCGGCGAAGCTCAGCCTGTACCGCTCCACTCTCCTGGAGGGGGAGGTGTTCGCGGCGGCCGACAACTACCGGCAGGCCCTCGGTGACCCCGAATTCCGCTCGGGCGTGCTGCGCGTGATCGTCTTCGGGCTCGTGCAGACACCGGTGATGATCGGCATCGCCCTCCTGCTCGCCCTGCTGGTGGACGGCGCCGGCTCGCGCCTGGCCCGGACCCTGCGACTGGCGGCATTCGTCCCGTACGCGGTACCGGTGGTCATCGGCACTCTGATGTGGGGTTTCCTCTACAGCCAGAACACCGGTCCGTTCCGGTTCACCGGATTGGACTTCGTGGCCGGCGACACCGTCCTGGCCTCGCTGGGCAACCTCGTCACCTGGCAGTGGGCCGGTTACAACATGATCGTGCTGTACGCCGCGCTCCAGGGCGTGCCGAGGGAGGTCTACGAGTCCGCCAGGATCGACGGCGCGGGGGCGGTGCAGATCGCGCTGCGGATCAAGACGCCGATGATCTCGGCCGCCCTGGTGCTCTGCACCGTCTTCACGATAGTCGGCACGCTCCAGTTCTTCACCGAACCGCTCGTCCTGCAGCCGCTCAATCCTGGCGCGATCACCACGAGCTACACGCCAAATGTCTACGCCTACAACCAGGCATTCTCCTACCAGCAGTACAACTACGCCGCCGCGATATCCTTTCTGCTCGGCGCAGTGGTCTTCGTCGGTTCGTACATCTTCCTGTTCGCCATGAGGAAGAGGAGTTCGCTGCGATGA
- a CDS encoding carbohydrate ABC transporter permease: MTAPATRTNSGASSGGVILARAVMALFVVYFLLPFWWLLVAATKDNDGLFGSAPLWFSDLHLVDNLRLLFTQDDGLYLRWLGNSALYAVVSGVGATAIAALAGYAFAKLRFPGRNALFGLLLGLIMVPATALVLPTYLLMAEAGLIDSVWAVILPSLLNPFGVYLLRVYAHDSVPDEMLEAARVDGAGEFRVFRSVALPTMRPALVTVGLFSMVATWNNFFLPLVMLSDQNLYPLTVGLRSWYQSATLGNGGPALFNVVVIGSLVAILPLIAAFLLLQRHWRGGLTIGALK, translated from the coding sequence ATGACCGCTCCGGCTACCCGGACCAATTCGGGGGCGTCCAGTGGCGGCGTCATTCTCGCGCGCGCGGTGATGGCGCTCTTCGTCGTCTACTTTCTGCTGCCGTTCTGGTGGTTGCTTGTCGCGGCAACCAAGGACAACGACGGATTGTTCGGCTCGGCTCCACTCTGGTTCAGCGACCTGCATCTCGTCGACAACCTCCGACTCCTGTTCACTCAGGACGACGGCCTCTACCTCAGGTGGCTCGGCAATTCGGCGCTGTACGCCGTCGTCAGCGGCGTCGGAGCCACCGCGATCGCCGCCCTGGCCGGTTATGCCTTCGCCAAGTTGCGCTTCCCCGGGCGCAACGCGCTGTTCGGATTGCTGCTCGGCCTCATCATGGTGCCGGCGACGGCTCTGGTCCTGCCGACGTACCTGCTGATGGCCGAGGCCGGGCTCATCGATTCGGTGTGGGCGGTGATCCTGCCGTCGTTGCTCAACCCGTTCGGGGTGTACCTGTTGCGGGTCTACGCCCACGACTCGGTGCCTGACGAGATGCTCGAGGCCGCCCGCGTAGACGGTGCGGGGGAGTTTCGGGTCTTCCGTAGCGTGGCGCTGCCCACCATGCGCCCGGCGCTTGTCACGGTCGGGCTCTTCTCCATGGTGGCGACCTGGAACAACTTCTTCCTGCCACTGGTGATGCTCAGCGACCAGAACCTCTACCCGCTCACCGTCGGTCTACGTTCGTGGTATCAGTCGGCCACTCTGGGCAACGGTGGTCCCGCCCTGTTCAACGTCGTCGTCATCGGCTCGCTGGTGGCGATCCTCCCCCTGATCGCGGCCTTCCTCCTGCTGCAGCGGCACTGGCGCGGCGGCCTGACCATCGGTGCCCTGAAATGA